The genome window TTAGACTGTTCTTACATGAATTCTCTGTAGAAAGCCCATGAATTATGTTTTTTATAGGTTAATATCATACCTTTCTCACCAAGGAAAACAGAGATAGACGATGGTGTTAGTATGAGTTagtatggaaaaaaacaaaacaaaacacgtCACACACTGTACCTAATCTGACtgagtggctttttaaaatgaccttcttttacatatatatatatatatatatatatatatatatatatttaaaaaaatttttttttattgagattgttcagataccatacaactatccaaagtgtacagttgcccacggcaccaccatacagctgtgcattcatcaacacaaattatttttttttttcaaatttttttgcctttttttttttttaattaaattcagtttcattgaaatacattcacacaccatacagtcatccatggtatacaatccactgtccacagtatgataacatagttatgcgttcatcaccacaatctatctctgaacattttccttacatcagaaagaaccagaacaagaataaaaaataaaagtgaaaaaagaacacccaagtcatccccccatcccaccccatttgtcctttagtttttatccccatttttctactcatccatacactagataaagggtgtgtgtgagccacaaggtcttcacaatcacactgtcacccttgtaatctacattatcatgtaattgtcttcaggagtccagactgctgggttggagtttggtagtttcaggtatttacttctagctattccaatacattaaaacctaagaggtgttatctatatagtgcataagaatgtctaccagagtgacctcttgactccatttgaaatctctcagccactgaaactattttgtctcattttacatcccccttttagtcaagaagatactctaagtcccacgatgccgggtccacattcatccccaggagtcatattctgcattgccagggagatttacacccctgggagtcgggtcccacgtaggggggagggcagcgagttcacctgtcgagatggctgagttagagagagagagggccacatctgagcaacaaagaggtactcagggggagtctcttaggcaccattacttgcaagtttagactctcctttgtggtaatgagcttcataagggcaagtcccatgcttgagggctcagcacatcaaactgccagtcccagtgtttgtgacaacatcaacaccagtccaggtgaggatgtaaAATGACCTTCATTTTTAAGTCCAATGCCTTATATCAGCTTTTCATGGactttttagaaactttttgttttaaagtgttttcttttttttgtaattgttcaAGACAAAACTATTCCCAGAGACTCTAATCCACCCTCACCCCAAATCATGGCTTCCACAGAGCCTTGAGTTTCCGTGGAGAGTCTCAGGGATTGCCTCTTTTTTTAACCAAAAGAATCTGAGATATGTAGCATTACAGATGCTTGAGAAATCTTTCTATATTACTATTTTTAAGATAGTATATAAGCAGAGGCAGATCAGACATCTGCCTCTCTTACTTTAATCAAAGTAGTTCCATtttttatcctgttttttttgtgtgtgtgtgtgtgtgttggactGTCACATAATACTCtatttgaagaaaatgttctgttgataaaagtttaatttaaaaatcactcttCTGTAAACTGATATCCCAGTGTTTGACTCCCAGATTCTAACACTTGGTGAAATAAGGGCAATGTAGTGAACTTCTCATAAAactacatttattttgtttttgaattctAGAGTAGAGCTctcctgtattttatttgtgTGAGTGTTTTTAAAAGTCCTACCATTATtgcatatatgaatatttattttaatatccttaACTTGTATGAATTAAAATACTGATAACCCTTCATTACTTTTGAAATTTTACCACTTATAaaactgtcttagtttaccagggctcctatgacaaataccacaggctggttggcttaaacaacaggaattaattATCTCACAGTATGGGATGCTAGGAGTCCAAAATGAAAGTgttggcaggatcatgctttctctcaagtctgtagggttctggtgggACTTGCCAACAATCCGTAACCCAGTCTCTACCTCCATTGCATGGGCATCACGTTCTTTCTCCTACccctgactgtgtccaaatttcctttgcttataaggactccagtcatactgggTTAAGGCCCACCTTAATACTGTTTGGCCTTCTCTTaactaataggatcttcaaagatcctgtttacaaacaggttcacatccacaggactggggattaggacttgggCATGTCTTTGCTGGGGACATGATTTAGTCCATAACAAAATCTAAAGGTTTGGGAACCACTAGAACATGTGAAAACTGACTCTAGAACTGATTCTCCTGAAAGCACTCTGGGAATGACTATATCCATTCTGCTGTGCTAACTTGTGTGTTCTGGAGCAGTGGTTCATAACCATTTTATTTGTCTTAGAAATACCTGGGGGATCCCACACATTCCAGTCAGTAAACTCAATAAGGCAGTTTCTATAAATTGACACATGCTCTCTTGCCCCCATCTCGAGATTCTAAGCTCCACCTTTCACCTTTGAGGTTCAGTACTTCAGAATATTAGGAAACTGGTAGGAAGAGACATGAGGCTTAGTGTTGAAGTgagttgtttgaacatctatgtttttattaaatttttaaaaatatgtaacagAATGGCTTCAAAAAAAGCTCTGGTCATCCTAGCTAAAGGAGCAGAGGAGAGGAAGATGGTCATCCTTGTGGATGTCATGAGATGCGCTGGAATTAAGGTCACTGTTATGGATCTGACTGGAAAAGAGCCAGTTCAGTGTAGTCGAGGTGTTGTTATTTGTCTTGATGCCAGTtttagggataaaaaaaaaaaaaagaaaaaaaaaaaacaggcaccaTATGACATGGTGGTTCTGCCAGTAGATAATCTCAGTGCAAAGAATATATCCGAGCCTAGTGCTGTGAAAGAGTCactgaagaaacaagaaaagaggaaaggccTCATGGCTGCCATCTGTGCAGGTGCTATGGCTCTGTTGGCTTGTGAAATAGGTTTTGGAAACAGAGTTGCAACACATCCACTTGCTAAAGACAAAATGATGAATGGAAATCACTGTAGCTACTCAGAGAACTGTGTGAAGGATAGCCTTATTCTTACCAGCCATGGTCCTGGAACCAGCTTTGAGTTTGCTCTTGGTATTGAGGCACTGAGTGGCAACGAGGTGACTGACCAATTGAAGGCACCACTTGTTCTTAAAGATTAGTGGAGAAATATATGATGATGAGTTAGAGAAATAGACTGTATGTAATCTGTTTTCATTGttagatttcaaaaaaaaatgtttggctCATGTGCAAAGATGAGACCATTACTGTCTTTTGTGAAAGAACAATGAGAAAAAGATGTCTTAACCTTCACTTTTTGTGTCCATACATTTCTGAACCTTGTATGTAGGATAAACAGGTTATTTCAACAAACTACTGATTGTTGTTTCTTTGTGAAATCAAATTCATCATCAGCTTCATTGGCAGCTCTTACCTGTTGATAGAGCTACTGAAATAAGAGAATagtgaatgcattttgcatggCAAGTAGGAAAACCATAAAAGCAAAGATTTAAGAGGCTTATGATTTTCTCCCTTTCATTAACTGtacttttaatgtgctattaaaGAATATCAATGAAATTGGCTATatggcaaaaatatatatatatatatatatatatatatattaggagTCTAAGGGGCAATAACCATTGTCAAGTGCTGCTTCTGAATGTATCTGTACTATCACTGAGGATTTATAAGGCAAATTTCTCATTGTTTGCGTTATAAATGCTTTACCACTTTGCAAGAAAATTTCATGATATATGTAGAACTTTCATGATGCAGTTATTAGTAAATTGAATTTGTTGAAGAGTCTTGATAATATAAggaaatttaacatatttttctttgctctgatttcccatttatcttttcatCATAAAATAGAGATTGTCAGTGTTCTTACTTTAATTAAAAACCTACTTATTAGAGCCTTATTGACATTTGATTCAAGTTGAATGgtgttttcatgtttttcttagtttaaattatgtaaaatatttgtattaagtGAATTAAATGCTCAGTTCTTTGTTTTTGCAGTGGAATGatatgaaaaatcaaaagaatgatGATATTACAGCCTAATTTAATAAACTGAAATTGTAGTTTAAATGCACAGTAGTATTTTTCTTAGATTAATCCTTAGACACAAGTAAGATACTAGTATTGGGAACGGTTGCGTATGAGTTGAAAAGCTTGGTTAAATGTGTTTGTGTAAGCAACATAACTATTGTGAGGTGTGATATtggttaaaaaatgtattttggacTATTAGGTAAGAATATCTAAGTGTCATTAAGATTGAATATTTTTCTGTGTAAATATGcctttgtattttacatttagttaAAGACCAAAAATGATTTGCGGAGTAGTCCCATTTTGGCCAATATCATTAGCTAGAGGTGCATTCATGATGGAGTATAAAAGTTCAGGTTTGTTTTAGGCAACAAGAGagtaattattaatttaaaaattttatacagATTGTTGTAAACCAGTATACTTTAATATGAAGTAGAGTATTTCTGTTGGATGACTTGTATGGTATTCGTGTCATAACTCTCAGGGAAGTGGAAATGTCACATGGGCCAACCACTTGAGTGGATTTCAACATCTGGATTGCCAAAGGCTGTGATGCCAGACTAGGCCTTTACAGATTCCCTAGTAAATTTATCttaaaattgtttatatttaGACTCTATTTATGCTATTTCTGGAAATGATGTACTCAAATTTACTCCAtcacaaaagagcaaatgaatAAAAGCACTTATTATTTGCCAGGCATTGGTCTAAGACTTTATGCATTTTAACTCATATAATCCTTATCACAAAAATCAGGTTGGATACTCCTATTCCTGTTttgaagataaggaaactgaggaatgGAGAGATTAAATTACTTACTCAAGACTGTACATCTAGTAAATGGTAGAACCAGGATTTAAACCTGGGGAGTCTGAAGGAACATAATTCATCCTTCCTTTATCAGTTTTTTGAAGCAAGAAATCCTACTTCCATCGTTACTAGTTCAGGCAGTAAAATAATGTAGAACTTTAGGGGAAAGAGTCTTTTGTACTGTTTTGTGACAAAATGTTGTGCCATACTTTTAACCCTTCCTGACTAAACTTACATGTTTTTCTCCTAATCCCACAGGattattgaaaacagaaaaaaaagtgaaattggaagaaaaaagcTCAACAATACTTGGTATGAACAGAAAGTAATCTTTAAGCAAAAGACTATAAAACTTGACAGAAAGTGGAGGACATAGTCTGTTTTAGTATTTATTTGTGTTATTCAGCTCCATATATAGAAtttcttaaatacattttttgtagttttttatttatgttatacAAGGGATTCTAAGGCTTTCTCTGAGAACTTGTGTTCTTTTAACATCTCTAATGAAAATAATGGCTGTTTAAAAATAATctcctttttaatattctgtattCAATATACGTTATAAAAATTTACTGAGTTTTCTGCtatcttttctcccttctttgctATAATGACTAAAAGTCAGGGAATGATGGATGGTAGTCTTGAATATGCTACAGATTAGCTACCTGGAGCTTGGGTAACTGAAAGTTAATAAGTAGAGTTGAAAAATTATAGGTTAAACCATTCTGAGTTGGAACAATAGCtacttgaaaatataatttatgaattaattataaataaaatgtattaagatACTAGTCTGACGTCCCGTTCATTTTTGTTAGAGTACTCATGATAGGGAATAAAAGAGGTATTAAAACTTGgggaaaaatcattttaatgtaatcatttttctttcattgtattcttAATCTTCATTCTAGTATTCACTTGGAAAGTGTTGAAAGACTGAAGAAATTGTTTATGggtttacttaattttttttatttctccaaaaaCAAAGATCCTAAAAAATCTtctaatgtattttttcattaagTTAAAAATTCTCCAAACTCTTCACTTGGGTCTTTTTTAAGTTTATGGAGTTTTAATTTCTTACCACATCAGGAAACTGAGTATATTACTCATTTAAAGATTTTAACCACTGTCTGTGTTAACTTTACGGTGGCAGGAGTTGGGATTTCTCAGCACTGCTAATGAAGATTTCCTCTTAGAGTCCAATAAGCTAATCAGGAGTTCCAGACTCCATGACAGGAACAGTTTAATTGAATCCATCCACTCTGGGCAGGTGACTGGAATAGCTGATTAAAACATAAATGCTGCTTTTAGGTTAAACCACAGAGGAACAACTTGGGATCAATCACGATTATTGAAgaattcatttttatcatttaggtaagagaaaagaaaaggataaggaaagaaaagagaagagagacaaagatCACTACAAGCcaaaacagaagaagaagaagaaaaagaaaaagaaatctaagcAGCATGGTAAGTGTGGTAAAGGGGTCATTCCTACTTTTTAGAATTCTAAGATTCTTTCAGctctcctcttttcttttacCAAAATAGAGATATGACACGATCCCTCCAAGTTCTTGAGAAATGAGAAGTTCCTGAAGCTTTCCATTGTTTTGCTAATTTCAAAAACATACAACTCTGTTTTACTATGGGTTATAAATTGATCTTTGCAATTGATTAGAGACTTTCCTTTCCAGCACTATGGTGGGCTGGATATTTTGACCAGGCACACTTCAGCACACTGAAGGAATTCATCTAGAATTATATACCCCCTTAAAATTAGCTTTCAAGAATGAGGGCAAAATAaggtatttttagaaaaattttgaaaaaccaaAGGAGTTTGCGATGAACATTCCATCTCTAAAGGAGAGTCTAAAAGATGTATTTtgaaggcagaaggaaaatgaccaCAAAAGGAAGATTTTGAGATGCCAGAAGAAATGATGAACAAAAAAGTACATATGTGGGCAATTCTAAACAGACATTGAAGATATAAAACACTTTGGTTTGTggggacaaacaaaacaaaacaaaatgatataGAGCCAGaaatatgtaataataataataataatagtttgtAAATTGAGAGAGGCATACTTGGATTTAAGCGTTTTTGAGCTCCTTGTATTATTTTGACAGAGTGAAAgaaatttgttgatttttaatgATTAGTTAAAACTTCATGTTAAAATTTCTAACATGAATACTGAAAGAATAGAAGCATAGGGTATAATTTCCAAAATAGaggtgaaaaaaaattgtaatgaaaAAGATGgcaataaaaggagagaaaaacatagaaaaaggagaaaatacaaattataaaatattaaatccaAATATATTGGTAATTATAGCTATATGAgagaatattataatttatttttaaaagtccagcTCTTGTTGTTTATAAGAGAGATAAGTAAAATATAAGGATAGAGAGGACGGAGAAATGCTGAAAATAAACGGATGGAAAAGAATAGTGTAGGTACATCTAACCAGAAGAAAAGCTAAAAgagatatattaatatcagacaaaatggtCATTAAGAAAACGGAAACCTAGAGATAGGAAGCTACCATATAATGACAGAAGGTTCAGCTTACGGTGTATCTtctgaaatataaaaattctaaattttataacTGAATATCAATCATATCTTTCTTAGTAATTAATGgattaagaaaagaataaaaacctaAAATGTATTCTGTGAAGTTAAGGAAAGTATCAACAGCATAGTTGATTCAGTAGACCTATAAAAACACTGTACTCAGCAGCTGCAGAGTGCACACTTTCCTCAGACACAGGCATTTATTAAAATTGACCACATGCTCCAGTTTTAAGCAAATCTCAATACATTTTAGAGACTGGTATAATATAGATCATGATTTCTGACCACAATATGATTAACTAGAAATCAGTATCAAAAAGATAAGCAGAGAAGTCCCATATGTTTAAATATTAAGTAACACACTTCTAACATAATTTATGAgtcaaagaaaagtaaaacaattattAAGAACCTtaaagatgatgaaaatattataCATCAAAACTTGTGGGAGAGGATTTCTTCTCCAATTCTTCCCACTGCCCATTCAAATCTAAACTTGAGGCTCTTGCCCCCCCCACTGGCTAGCATCACTTTCACCATGGCCCTCAGAGATGCTGACATGCAAAAGCAGATTATACACATGATGGCTTTCATTGAACAAAAAAGCTAAtgagaaagcagaagaaataggTACGAAGGCAGAAGAAGAGTTTAACATTGAGAAGAGTTGTCTTGTGCAAACCCAAAGACTGAAGATTATGGATTActatgagaagaaagaaaagcacaaagtTCTCAGAGCCAGAGATGACCTTATCACAGACCTGCTAAATGAAGCAAAGCAGAGACTCAACAAGATGGGAAAAGATAAAACCAGGTACCAAGAGCTGCTGGATGGACTGGTCCTCCAGGGTttgtacctgtgccagtttgaatgtattatgtcccccaaaactccattatctttgatgtaatcttgtgtggacaggggcatcagtgtttattagattataattctttgagtgtttccatggagatgtgccccacctaactgtgggtgatgactttgattggataatttccatggaggtgttatcccacttattcagggtgggtctaaattagttctcggagcattatataagctcagacagaaagagtgagctcgctagagccaagagggacacttttaagtatgcacagtagctgagagagtagctgcagatgagagacagtttgaagacagctgttgaaagcagactcttgctctgaagaagctaagagaggacaaacaccctaagagcaactaagagtgacatttttgaggaactacagcctagagaggaatatcctaggagaaagccattttgaaaccagagctttggagcagacaccagccacgtgccttcccatctagcagaggttttccggacaccattggccatcctctggtgaacgtatccgattgctgatttgttaccttggacactttatggccttaagactgtaactgtgtaaccaaataaaccccctttataaaagccgatccgtttctggtgttttgccttctggcagcattagcaaactagtacaGTACCAGTTGCTGGAGCCCCGAATGATTATTCA of Choloepus didactylus isolate mChoDid1 chromosome 14, mChoDid1.pri, whole genome shotgun sequence contains these proteins:
- the LOC119509644 gene encoding Parkinson disease protein 7 homolog; the encoded protein is MRLSVEVSCLNIYVFIKFLKICNRMASKKALVILAKGAEERKMVILVDVMRCAGIKVTVMDLTGKEPVQCSRGVVICLDASFRDKKKKKKKKKQAPYDMVVLPVDNLSAKNISEPSAVKESLKKQEKRKGLMAAICAGAMALLACEIGFGNRVATHPLAKDKMMNGNHCSYSENCVKDSLILTSHGPGTSFEFALGIEALSGNEVTDQLKAPLVLKD